In Flavobacteriales bacterium, the following are encoded in one genomic region:
- a CDS encoding sigma-54 dependent transcriptional regulator produces the protein MEKFKIAIAEDDRWYAEMLKHSLSMNPDYEVFVFNTGKSLLNNIAEIQPSVVTVDFSLPDMEGDEVLKRIKGIDSDIEVIIVSGQDDISTAIDLLRQGAYDYLVKNEEVRERIWKTIINIRENVGLKKEVKKLRTVVGKTNEIKNLIKGNSKEITKVHNLINKSLETNINVSITGETGTGKELVAKAIHFNSSRAKKPFVAINVAAIPADLIESELFGHEKGAFTGASERRIGKFEEASGGTLFLDEIGEMDLNMQSKLLRVLQEKEIVRVGGNKVIKVNCRIITATHRDLKKEVAAGNFRQDLYFRIMGLPIQIPALRNRQGDVLFLAHFFISEFCQENGIPKKIFTAEAKQKLLRYAFPGNVRELKSVMELAVVLSDEFIDVDDLNFEEHEGFGELMNREMTLREYNIKIVKHYIEKCNGKILQAAKKLDVGKSTIYRMLQEETEKSRAI, from the coding sequence ATGGAAAAATTTAAGATTGCTATTGCCGAGGATGATCGTTGGTATGCTGAAATGCTAAAACATTCGTTAAGCATGAATCCCGATTATGAAGTTTTTGTCTTCAATACAGGTAAGTCATTGTTAAATAATATTGCTGAAATTCAACCGTCAGTGGTTACCGTAGACTTTTCGTTACCTGATATGGAAGGGGACGAGGTCTTAAAGCGTATAAAAGGGATCGATTCCGATATTGAAGTCATTATTGTATCAGGACAAGATGACATTAGCACAGCCATAGACTTATTAAGGCAAGGAGCTTACGATTATTTAGTAAAAAACGAAGAGGTTCGTGAACGAATCTGGAAAACGATAATTAATATTCGAGAAAACGTAGGTTTAAAAAAAGAAGTAAAAAAATTAAGAACAGTTGTAGGGAAAACCAACGAAATAAAGAATCTAATAAAAGGAAATAGTAAAGAAATTACGAAAGTACACAACCTGATTAATAAATCATTGGAGACCAATATAAATGTTTCTATTACAGGAGAAACAGGGACTGGAAAAGAGTTGGTGGCTAAAGCAATTCATTTTAATTCTTCAAGAGCCAAGAAGCCATTTGTAGCCATTAATGTTGCTGCAATACCCGCAGATTTGATAGAAAGTGAGCTGTTTGGTCATGAAAAAGGCGCTTTTACTGGAGCTTCTGAAAGACGAATAGGAAAGTTTGAAGAAGCTTCGGGCGGAACATTGTTTCTCGATGAAATAGGAGAGATGGACTTAAATATGCAAAGTAAATTGCTAAGAGTGCTTCAAGAAAAGGAAATTGTGAGAGTTGGTGGCAATAAAGTTATAAAGGTGAATTGTAGAATTATAACAGCAACCCATAGAGACTTAAAAAAAGAAGTAGCAGCAGGGAACTTTAGACAGGATTTGTATTTTAGAATAATGGGATTACCCATCCAAATTCCAGCGTTGAGAAATCGCCAAGGAGATGTTTTATTCCTCGCTCATTTTTTTATTTCAGAGTTTTGCCAAGAGAATGGTATTCCCAAGAAAATTTTTACAGCAGAAGCAAAACAGAAGCTGCTAAGGTATGCTTTCCCAGGAAATGTGAGGGAGTTGAAGTCGGTAATGGAATTGGCGGTAGTACTGTCTGATGAATTTATTGATGTAGACGATCTAAATTTCGAAGAACATGAAGGATTTGGAGAGTTGATGAATCGAGAAATGACATTGAGAGAATACAACATTAAGATTGTAAAGCATTATATAGAAAAGTGTAATGGTAAGATATTACAAGCAGCTAAAAAGCTAGATGTTGGAAAGTCAACAATCTATAGAATGTTACAAGAAGAAACCGAAAAATCAAGAGCAATATGA
- a CDS encoding M3 family metallopeptidase gives MNNPFLQPYTAPLEAIPFDKIELVHFKTAFEEGIKEGKKEIEKIKQCPPSFSNTIEALEQAGQLLNKVSSVFFNLNSANTSDEMQQLAQEVSPMLTAYSSEISLDEALFNAVKMVFENTNKQELTQEQAYLLEKTYKGFVRNGANLKPEEKEELKEINTKLAQLTLTFSENVMKDAMEFELHLTNEDDLKGLPDGIKEAAALLSKSKGKTDGWLFTLDYPSYIPFMKYAENRTLRKQLNEAFGARGFNKNNYNNENTIAEIVALRLKKAQLLGYHTYADFVLEERMAKSPTKVYQLWDELLEVALPKATEELNEIKSYAQKLGFNEQLEAWDFSYYAEQLKNEKFAINDEILKPYFKLENVLEGAFKVANKLFDITFHQREDIPLYHEDVVTYEVKDNNNNFIALFYADFFPREGKRSGAWMTSFRGQNKYNNSNQRPFVSIVCNFTKPTETKPSLLTFNEVTTLFHEFGHALHGMLADGYYESLSGTSVFWDFVELPSQLMENWCYEEESLNLFAKHYQTNEAIPMEFVQKIKDSAQYLSAYQTVRQTSLGQLDMAWHNLNKAPEISVSEFEKNAGEKTQLFPYNEKTNTSAAFSHIFAGGYAAGYYSYKWAEVLEADAFDFFLEKGIFNKAVATSYKDNILSKGGSKHPMELYKQFRGAVPSTKALLKKAGLI, from the coding sequence ATGAATAATCCTTTTCTACAACCATACACTGCCCCTCTAGAGGCAATACCTTTTGATAAAATTGAACTAGTACATTTTAAAACAGCGTTTGAAGAAGGTATAAAAGAGGGCAAAAAAGAAATCGAAAAAATCAAACAATGCCCTCCTTCATTTTCCAATACCATTGAAGCTTTAGAGCAAGCAGGTCAATTACTGAATAAAGTTTCTAGTGTTTTTTTCAACTTAAATAGCGCTAACACTTCTGATGAAATGCAACAATTGGCACAGGAAGTCTCTCCTATGCTCACGGCATACTCTAGTGAAATCTCGTTGGATGAAGCTTTGTTTAATGCTGTAAAGATGGTTTTCGAAAACACGAATAAACAAGAGCTGACTCAAGAACAAGCTTATCTATTAGAAAAAACCTACAAAGGCTTTGTTAGAAATGGTGCTAACCTCAAGCCTGAAGAAAAAGAAGAATTAAAAGAAATCAATACTAAGCTGGCTCAACTAACATTAACATTTTCTGAAAATGTGATGAAAGATGCTATGGAGTTTGAATTACACCTCACCAACGAAGATGATTTAAAAGGTTTACCAGATGGGATAAAAGAAGCTGCAGCTTTGTTAAGCAAATCAAAAGGAAAAACTGATGGATGGTTATTTACTTTAGACTACCCATCTTATATTCCATTTATGAAATATGCAGAAAATCGTACATTAAGGAAGCAATTAAACGAAGCTTTTGGAGCTCGAGGGTTTAACAAGAACAACTACAATAACGAAAATACTATTGCTGAAATTGTTGCTTTACGTTTAAAGAAAGCTCAATTATTAGGTTATCACACCTACGCTGACTTTGTTTTAGAAGAACGTATGGCTAAATCACCAACTAAAGTATACCAACTATGGGACGAACTACTTGAAGTAGCTTTACCAAAAGCAACAGAAGAGCTTAACGAAATAAAAAGCTATGCTCAAAAACTGGGATTTAATGAACAGTTAGAAGCATGGGACTTTTCTTATTATGCTGAACAATTAAAAAATGAGAAATTTGCAATTAATGACGAAATACTAAAACCATACTTCAAATTGGAGAATGTTTTAGAAGGTGCTTTTAAAGTTGCCAATAAACTCTTTGACATTACCTTTCATCAACGTGAAGACATTCCTTTATACCATGAAGACGTTGTTACTTACGAAGTAAAAGACAACAATAATAACTTCATCGCATTGTTTTACGCTGATTTCTTTCCAAGGGAAGGAAAAAGAAGTGGGGCTTGGATGACTTCATTTAGAGGACAAAACAAATACAACAACAGCAATCAAAGACCTTTTGTTTCAATTGTATGTAATTTTACTAAACCTACAGAAACTAAGCCTTCGCTATTAACGTTTAATGAAGTAACGACATTATTTCATGAGTTTGGGCATGCTTTACATGGCATGCTTGCCGATGGATATTACGAAAGTTTATCTGGGACTTCTGTTTTTTGGGATTTTGTAGAGCTGCCTTCTCAGCTTATGGAAAACTGGTGTTATGAAGAAGAAAGCCTTAATCTTTTTGCTAAACATTATCAAACAAATGAAGCTATCCCTATGGAATTTGTCCAAAAAATAAAGGATAGCGCTCAATACTTAAGTGCTTACCAAACTGTTAGACAAACCAGTTTAGGTCAATTAGACATGGCATGGCACAACCTCAATAAAGCGCCAGAAATTTCGGTTAGTGAGTTTGAAAAAAATGCGGGAGAAAAGACGCAATTATTCCCTTATAATGAGAAAACGAATACTTCTGCGGCTTTTTCTCATATTTTCGCAGGAGGATATGCAGCTGGTTATTACAGTTATAAATGGGCTGAAGTACTTGAGGCTGATGCTTTCGACTTCTTTCTTGAAAAGGGTATCTTTAACAAAGCTGTTGCTACTTCATACAAAGACAATATCTTAAGTAAAGGTGGAAGTAAACACCCTATGGAATTATACAAACAATTTAGAGGAGCTGTTCCCTCAACGAAAGCTTTATTAAAAAAAGCTGGGTTAATTTAA
- a CDS encoding T9SS type A sorting domain-containing protein: MDKRIVLKLALGLASFQLYGQSFREIEILNGEGTIYGEVLWIDSQNDSIKEAVVSGASDNYDHYASLVNNTEGDLSVDSVNQLEGVSLSSLDKADFNGDGYMDIIMTGYNGTENVVNLYTNNTDGSYSKTLTDMIGTTNGRIRSADFNNDNLADVIITGVDTSSTYSARVYLQNAQGGFVLKANTLMENYFGDITILDGDQDGDLDVLLTGFDLSYAPNAKYYLNDGTGVFTENANAGFGGAYFTGSSVADYDNDGDEDVLITGFNSSFSAETFLYENDGNGIFTKLTTMPFEGLYFGTADFVDTDLDGDYEVFITGQDASSTSKSLFYRNDNGVYTLDQVISDTIMGLSISSTAWEDYDKDNDLDLIYSGFDTTSSRQIRVYVNELYEPTYEYASIVNEEKGNLVLFPNPCEEQFTILTENRWLDNATFMIYDLSGKIVVSGKIKSPEQSVSMSGVDAGVYIVHAIVDGKTFIQKVTVK, encoded by the coding sequence ATGGACAAGAGAATAGTATTAAAATTGGCTTTGGGGCTGGCGTCTTTTCAGCTATATGGACAAAGCTTTAGAGAGATAGAAATCTTAAATGGAGAAGGGACAATTTATGGAGAGGTTTTATGGATAGATAGTCAAAATGATAGTATAAAAGAAGCCGTTGTCTCAGGTGCATCAGATAACTATGATCATTATGCATCATTGGTAAACAATACTGAGGGAGATTTGTCAGTAGATAGTGTTAATCAGTTGGAAGGCGTTTCTTTATCTTCTCTAGATAAAGCAGATTTTAATGGTGATGGATATATGGATATCATCATGACAGGTTATAATGGAACAGAGAATGTGGTTAATTTGTACACGAATAATACAGATGGTAGTTATTCAAAGACATTAACAGATATGATCGGAACGACCAATGGTAGAATTAGAAGTGCAGATTTTAACAATGATAATTTAGCTGATGTGATCATCACAGGAGTAGATACAAGTAGTACTTATTCAGCAAGAGTGTATCTTCAAAATGCCCAAGGTGGTTTTGTTTTAAAGGCAAATACTCTGATGGAGAACTATTTTGGAGATATTACCATTCTTGATGGAGATCAGGATGGAGATTTAGACGTGTTGTTAACAGGATTTGATTTAAGTTATGCACCAAATGCTAAATATTATTTAAATGATGGGACTGGAGTTTTTACTGAAAATGCCAATGCTGGTTTTGGGGGAGCTTACTTTACAGGTTCAAGTGTAGCAGATTATGATAATGATGGAGATGAAGACGTGTTGATTACAGGATTTAATTCAAGTTTTTCAGCTGAGACATTTTTATATGAAAATGACGGTAATGGTATTTTTACTAAACTAACAACTATGCCATTTGAGGGATTGTATTTTGGAACAGCCGATTTTGTAGACACTGATTTAGATGGAGATTATGAAGTCTTTATTACTGGTCAAGATGCATCGAGTACTTCAAAATCTTTATTCTATAGAAATGATAATGGAGTATATACACTAGATCAAGTGATCTCAGATACAATTATGGGGTTAAGTATAAGTTCAACTGCATGGGAAGACTATGATAAGGATAATGATTTAGATTTGATTTATTCAGGTTTTGATACAACATCATCCAGACAAATAAGAGTGTATGTAAATGAACTGTATGAGCCTACTTATGAGTACGCTTCAATAGTGAATGAAGAGAAAGGTAATTTGGTTCTTTTTCCAAATCCATGTGAAGAGCAATTTACGATTCTAACGGAAAATCGTTGGTTAGATAACGCAACTTTTATGATATATGATTTATCAGGAAAGATAGTGGTTTCAGGAAAAATAAAAAGTCCTGAACAAAGTGTTTCAATGTCTGGTGTAGATGCTGGGGTTTACATTGTACATGCTATAGTTGATGGTAAAACATTTATCCAAAAAGTAACTGTTAAATAA
- a CDS encoding tetratricopeptide repeat protein, with product MGGKTESKLSQKKENQFATNFIEATTQKIIGNYELAEKLFLEGLKLKPKSAATYFELSGIYDYKKEGQMCIESAQKAVELNAENDWYKTNLAVLYQKYGLYQKSLELYKELVNKHPNRHEYLFTLAENYLILEQKEEALKVYDKIQEEIGNSEELAKYKQSLYLELGQIDNAILEIEKLVEENPANAAYYGLLAELYEEKGDAEKALKLYNKVLEIEPNNENIRFALYGYYKEKGQHEEAFEQLKKAFENPDASIETKIQILLGYLKTEHKEKKEQGKILADILTVAHPMDARSFTAVAEIYIQKEELEKALEAYKKSVKINPDQHLIWEQIVFLEADLQWYDSLIVDSEKALELYPTQPLYYFFSGLANLQKQEYDLAIDRLSVGKELIIDNQKMLAEFYQKIGDAYHAKKEHQYSDEHYDKALEINPSNPTLLNNYSYYLSERGEQLEKAEKMAQKANRLVPQNANFLDTYAWVLFKQKKYAEAEEQLDEALQYGGSNSAVILEHYGDVNFFLGKKATAIEYWNKAQEKGEGSQYLEEKIKTESYIEK from the coding sequence TTGGGTGGAAAGACAGAAAGTAAATTGAGTCAAAAGAAAGAAAATCAATTTGCTACCAACTTTATTGAAGCAACAACTCAAAAAATAATCGGGAACTATGAGTTGGCTGAGAAATTGTTTTTGGAGGGCTTAAAGTTAAAGCCTAAGAGCGCTGCTACCTATTTTGAACTTTCAGGAATATACGATTATAAGAAAGAAGGGCAAATGTGTATCGAGAGTGCACAAAAAGCTGTGGAGTTAAATGCTGAAAATGATTGGTATAAAACCAATTTGGCAGTATTATACCAAAAGTATGGTTTGTATCAAAAATCATTAGAGCTATACAAAGAGTTGGTCAATAAACACCCTAATAGACATGAGTACTTGTTTACGCTCGCTGAAAACTACTTGATATTAGAACAAAAGGAAGAAGCGCTAAAGGTGTACGACAAAATTCAAGAGGAAATTGGGAATTCAGAAGAGCTAGCAAAGTATAAACAGAGCCTTTACCTTGAATTGGGACAAATAGATAATGCAATTCTGGAAATAGAAAAATTAGTGGAAGAAAACCCTGCTAATGCTGCTTATTATGGCTTGTTAGCTGAGCTTTATGAAGAAAAAGGGGATGCAGAGAAAGCACTAAAGCTTTATAATAAAGTACTAGAAATAGAGCCTAATAATGAAAACATTCGTTTTGCTTTGTACGGGTATTATAAAGAAAAAGGACAGCATGAGGAGGCTTTTGAACAATTAAAAAAAGCATTTGAAAACCCTGATGCATCTATTGAAACTAAAATCCAGATCTTATTAGGTTACTTAAAAACAGAGCATAAAGAAAAAAAGGAACAAGGAAAAATCTTAGCAGATATCTTAACTGTTGCTCACCCAATGGACGCGAGGAGTTTTACTGCAGTGGCTGAAATTTATATTCAAAAAGAGGAACTAGAAAAAGCATTAGAAGCGTATAAAAAATCAGTAAAAATTAATCCTGACCAACATCTAATATGGGAGCAAATAGTGTTTCTTGAAGCAGATTTACAATGGTATGATTCCTTAATAGTTGATAGTGAAAAAGCCTTAGAGTTGTACCCTACTCAACCTCTTTATTATTTTTTTAGTGGGTTAGCTAATCTTCAAAAGCAAGAATACGATTTAGCTATCGATCGACTAAGTGTGGGAAAGGAGTTGATTATTGATAATCAAAAAATGTTAGCAGAATTTTATCAAAAGATAGGTGATGCTTACCACGCTAAAAAGGAACATCAGTATTCAGATGAGCACTATGATAAAGCATTGGAAATAAACCCTAGTAATCCTACGTTGCTAAATAACTACAGCTATTACCTTTCAGAAAGAGGAGAGCAATTGGAAAAAGCAGAGAAAATGGCTCAAAAAGCGAATCGCTTGGTGCCTCAAAATGCTAATTTTTTAGATACATATGCTTGGGTGCTGTTTAAACAAAAAAAGTATGCTGAGGCCGAAGAGCAATTAGATGAAGCCTTACAGTATGGAGGTAGTAATTCTGCTGTGATATTAGAGCATTATGGAGATGTTAACTTCTTTTTAGGTAAAAAAGCTACGGCAATAGAATATTGGAATAAGGCACAGGAAAAAGGTGAAGGATCGCAATATTTAGAAGAAAAAATAAAAACAGAGTCTTACATAGAAAAGTAA
- a CDS encoding sugar phosphate nucleotidyltransferase, producing MKIIVPMAGRGSRLRPHTLTIPKPLVPVAGKPIVQRLVEDITKVCAEKVDEIAFIIGDFGKEVEDNLIKVAEDLGAKGTIYHQEEALGTAHAILCAKESLKGNVVVGFADTLFQADFKLDNEADGIIWVNQIEDPSAFGVVKLNDDNIITDFVEKPETFVSDLAIIGIYYFKDGENLANELQYLIDNDIKEKGEYQLTNALENMKQKGVQFKTGEVKEWLDCGNYKATVYSNQRVLEFEIEKDNVSPIATIQDSIIIEPCFIGDNAVIENSIIGPHVSVGANSVVKSSIVKNAIIQNDSSINNANIADSMIGNKVQYSGRSKELSIGDFTEVKE from the coding sequence ATGAAAATTATAGTACCAATGGCAGGGAGAGGTTCTAGGTTGAGACCTCATACCTTAACAATACCTAAACCACTAGTTCCTGTAGCAGGAAAACCAATTGTACAACGGTTAGTGGAAGACATTACAAAAGTTTGTGCAGAAAAAGTAGATGAAATTGCCTTTATTATTGGTGATTTCGGGAAAGAAGTTGAGGATAATCTGATTAAAGTAGCAGAAGATTTAGGTGCTAAAGGTACAATCTATCATCAAGAAGAAGCGTTAGGGACGGCACATGCTATTTTATGTGCTAAAGAATCTTTAAAAGGAAATGTAGTTGTTGGTTTTGCTGATACGCTTTTTCAAGCTGATTTTAAATTAGATAACGAAGCAGATGGAATTATTTGGGTAAATCAAATAGAAGATCCAAGTGCTTTTGGAGTTGTAAAGTTAAATGATGATAACATCATAACCGATTTTGTCGAAAAACCTGAAACTTTTGTTTCTGATTTAGCAATCATTGGGATTTACTATTTTAAGGATGGTGAAAACTTAGCCAATGAGTTGCAATATTTAATTGATAACGATATCAAAGAAAAAGGAGAGTATCAATTAACCAATGCTTTGGAGAATATGAAGCAGAAAGGGGTGCAGTTTAAAACTGGAGAGGTAAAAGAATGGTTAGACTGTGGGAATTATAAAGCGACAGTATATTCAAACCAAAGAGTTTTAGAGTTTGAAATAGAAAAGGATAATGTTTCGCCAATCGCTACGATTCAAGATTCAATTATTATTGAGCCATGCTTCATAGGTGATAATGCTGTAATAGAGAATAGTATTATTGGTCCTCATGTATCTGTTGGTGCCAATTCTGTTGTTAAAAGCAGTATAGTTAAGAACGCTATTATACAAAACGACTCTTCGATTAATAATGCGAATATTGCAGATAGTATGATTGGTAATAAGGTGCAGTATTCAGGCCGAAGTAAAGAGTTGAGTATTGGTGACTTTACCGAAGTTAAAGAGTAG
- the dut gene encoding dUTP diphosphatase — protein MKVEIINKSKHDTPAYATALSAGVDLRANIDEPIVLKPLARTLVKTGLFIALPEGAEAQVRPRSGLAYKKGITVLNSPGTIDADYRGEIGVLLVNLSNEEFVVEDGERIAQLVFARYEMAEWEVVEQLSETDRGAGGFGSTGVK, from the coding sequence ATGAAAGTAGAGATTATCAATAAATCAAAACATGATACACCAGCATATGCTACAGCACTTTCGGCAGGTGTAGATTTAAGAGCAAATATCGATGAACCAATCGTTTTGAAGCCTTTAGCTCGAACACTAGTTAAAACAGGCCTATTTATTGCATTGCCCGAAGGTGCAGAAGCACAAGTAAGGCCTCGAAGTGGATTAGCATACAAAAAAGGAATAACAGTTTTGAATTCGCCAGGAACAATTGATGCTGATTATAGAGGGGAAATAGGCGTGTTGTTGGTCAACTTATCTAATGAAGAGTTTGTTGTAGAAGATGGAGAGCGTATTGCCCAGTTAGTCTTTGCAAGGTATGAAATGGCGGAATGGGAAGTTGTTGAGCAATTGTCTGAAACAGATCGAGGGGCTGGAGGATTTGGCAGTACTGGTGTTAAATAA